A stretch of Electrophorus electricus isolate fEleEle1 chromosome 3, fEleEle1.pri, whole genome shotgun sequence DNA encodes these proteins:
- the LOC113589594 gene encoding LOW QUALITY PROTEIN: potassium voltage-gated channel subfamily A member 10-like (The sequence of the model RefSeq protein was modified relative to this genomic sequence to represent the inferred CDS: inserted 1 base in 1 codon), whose product MEVPLVNFENLDEIRINLADPSDSGYLASPTSETPVRNRMTRRTNSLGHLQQGQGHPGNTPVSPTTAPKKGTSSCNSLISNWKVYMSSEGSPNEGLLGKMAKDCCEDMFGEKQKLEEGDQRVVINVSGMMYETTLKTLNQFPDSLLGDPKRRIDYFDPMKNEYFFDRNRPSFDGILYFYQSGGKIRRPANVPLDVFADDIVFYRLGHEVMEQFREDEGFIKEPEPQLPKSEISLWFWLLFEYPESSSAARSVALVSVLIITVSICIFCLETLPEFRDDHTLTREVFNITRDANGTLLSLGPSPKGIXKVCSQNPFFIVETICIIWFCFELGVRFIVCPSKSEFFSNFMNMIDFISIMPYFITVITDLMVSQEEDSVANQNLSLGTLRVIRLVRVFRIFKLSRHSKGLQILGQTLKASMRELGLLVFFLFIGVILFSSAVYFAEVDEPETQFVSIPEGFWWAVVTMTTVGYGDMCPITVGGKMVGILCAIAGVLTIALPVPVIVSNFNYFYHRETEQREKLMMDAAGEAAANQRNSEKYDSIYSLDKSNRDWQTEKNGIP is encoded by the exons ATGGAGGTTCCTCTGGTCAACTTTGAGAACCTGGACGAGATCAGAATCAACCTGGCAGACCCAAGTGATTCAGGATATCTGGCCTCACCCACTTCTGAGACACCAGTACGAAATCGCATGACCCGCAGAACAAATTCACTGGGACATTTACAGCAGGGGCAGGGTCATCCTGGAAACACACCTGTCTCTCCCACAACAGCCCCCAAAAAAGGTACATCAAGCTGCAACAGTCTCATCTCTAATTGGAAGGTATATATGAGCAGTGAAGGCAGTCCCAATGAGGGTCTCTTAGGCAAAATGGCTAAAGATTGTTGTGAGGACATGTTTGGGGAAAAGCAGAAACTTGAGGAGGGGGACCAGAGAGTAGTCATCAATGTCTCAGGGATGATGTATGAGACGACACTCAAAACCCTGAACCAGTTCCCTGACTCATTGCTTGGAGACCCTAAGAGACGGATCGACTATTTCGACCCAATGAAGAATGAGTATTTCTTTGACCGCAACCGTCCCAGTTTTGATGGAATCCTATACTTCTATCAGTCTGGGGGTAAGATCCGCAGACCAGCAAATGTGCCACTGGATGTTTTTGCAGATGATATTGTGTTCTACAGGCTGGGTCACGAGGTGATGGAACAATTCAGAGAGGATGAAGGTTTCATCAAAGAGCCTGAGCCTCAACTGCCGAAAAGTGAGATTTCCCTTTGGTTCTGGCTCCTGTTTGAGTACCCAGAGAGTTCTAGCGCTGCCAGATCTGTGGCCTTAGTGTCTGTTCTCATTATCACCGTTTCCATCTGCATCTTTTGCCTAGAGACTCTGCCAGAGTTTCGTGATGATCACACTCTCACCCGTGAAGTTTTTAATATAACCCGTGATGCTAATGGCACTCTCCTGTCCCTAGGACCTTCTCCAAAAGGAA GAAAAGTGTGTTCACAGAACCCCTTCTTTATAGTAGAAACAATCTGCATCATCTGGTTCTGTTTCGAGTTAGGAGTGCGCTTCATTGTGTGCCCCAGCAAGAGTGAGTTTTTCAGCAATTTCATGAACATGATTGATTTCATCTCCATCATGCCCTACTTCATCACGGTTATCACAGACCTGATGGTATCTCAAGAAGAAGACTCAGTAGCTAACCAGAACTTGTCTTTGGGTACACTGAGAGTTATCCGATTGGTGAGGGTTTTCAGGATCTTCAAGCTCTCCCGCCACTCCAAAGGACTCCAGATTCTGGGGCAGACCCTGAAAGCCAGTATGAGGGAGCTTGGCTTGcttgtcttctttctctttatcgGAGTCATCCTCTTCTCCAGTGCCGTTTATTTTGCAGAGGTTGATGAACCTGAAACACAATTTGTGAGCATCCCAGAGGGGTTCTGGTGGGCTGTGGTCACCATGACTACAGTCGGCTATGGTGATATGTGCCCAATCACCGTGGGGGGTAAGATGGTCGGCATTCTCTGTGCCATCGCAGGTGTGTTGACCATTgctcttcctgttcctgttaTTGTTTCCAACTTCAACTATTTCTACCATCGTGAAacggagcagagagagaagcttaTGATGGATGCAGCTGGAGAGGCAGCTGCAAACCAAAGAAATTCTGAGAAATATGATAGCATCTATTCTCTGGACAAGAGCAACAGAGATTGGCAGACTGAAAAAAATGGCATTCCTTGA